The window ACTGTAGTCAGTATCTTGACATAAGATGCACTTCTTTCTTTTGTAGTCTTCTCCTCTATGCCTAGAATGTAGAAAGATTTGTGCTACATAAATGAGGCGTTTATATTTTTGAAGGGGAATGTGCATTAGGAACAAAGGAAATGGACACAGTGTGGAGTCCCATAGTATATGTAGGGGATTTGTTCAGTCCGACACTACTTGATCATATAATTTTCTAGGTTCCTACTGATAAATGTATTCTATGGCACAGAAAATTTTTGACAACATCATGAACGGAGACATACCCTGGCCCAAAGTTCCAGAGGAAATGAGCTCTGAAGCATTTGATTTGATTGACAAGTAAGTTTTGTAATCATATATAGAGGTGGCTAATATAGATTAGCctattattgttaaaaaaaattctttttctcagttgttttttttttggtcatatTTCTCAGTTGTATTAGTTGTTCACATTGCATCAAGTTACTATAGCATCATGTTGCTCTTAAAACTGATAAAATATTAGCTTTAGTGACTATAGCATCATGTTGCTCTTAAAGCTGATAACATATTAGTTTTAATGTTGTTTTAAATCCTTGGTACCTTATTATGGGTACTATGAATAGGACTATTATAAGTATTGTAATCTCAGTCAACATATATTAAACCTTATGGTGATAGGAAGATGACTAAAACAGTATTTGGATTGTGTATCATCTTTAACATAAATTTATGTGATTCGCCATCATTAATTCACATTTCAGGTTGCTGATTGACAATCCAGTTCAAAGATTAGGCGCAACTGGAGCAAGAGAGGTACCTTTTAACTTGCAACATTAACTAATTCTCTGTAAATTATGGAAAACCAAGTTATAGATTTctctatgatttttttttgtaggTTAAAAATCATCCGTTTTTTAAAGATATCAATTGGGACACACTTGCAAGGCAAAAGGTCATGATGTGTTTTCCTGTCTTTCAGAGAAACATGCCAATAAATGTTGATAAGTTAAAAATTACTGACCTTTCCTACTTCTGCAGGCTACATTCGTACCAACAGCTGAAGCACTTGACACGAGTTATTTCATGAGCCGTTATATTTGGAATCCGGAAGATGAACATCTCCATGGAGGTAGCGACTTTGATGATATGACTGATACAGGCAGTGTTTCTTGTAGCAGCAGTTCGTACAGCAACATGCAGGATGAAGATGTAAGTATAactatagaatataattcaggGCTAAATTGACTATTTGGTTGGCCATGATCCAGTTTACACTGAAATCTAGGAAGGGTTTCTGGTTTACATCAATGCATACAGTTTAATTTCTTTCATATATACATTTCATGTGAACTTTGTAGTAATTTACGGTAGATATTGGtgactcaaaaaaaaaatagctttattaatttttaagtcAAAAAATAGTTAGAGCTTTGTTTTGGATAATATGTTCACACTAAATTTCACGATtcacaaataaatatacaagaCAAGCAGGCACTTTACTAACAATGTCAAGGAATTCGAGTCTTCTTGTTGCTAAGGATAATATGAAATTGATGCAAAGGCATTCCGTAGATTCTAATCATTGAGTAAAATGGATGCAGGGGGATGAGTTTGGCAATTTGGCAGAGTTCGGTGGTCCATCTCTTGACGTGAAGTACTCATTCAGTAATTTTTCATTCAAGGTAAGACTTCATTTATTTGCAGATCTTATCGATTAGAAatagttttgtttttctttgcTGCTCTGATCTCTATGGTGAAAGAGCATCACAGGTTTATAGAATTTGGTCAGCAATGTGTCTTCAATTTCCACTGCAGTCATTTTTACTTTATCCTAACTAAATTGCACATTGACGCTATTCGTTGCAGAACTTGTCTCAGCTTGCTTCTATCAACTATGATTTACTTATCAAGAGCGCTAAAGAATCCATAGAAGCATCAAAATCAGCCGGTCCTTGACAAAATGCCGCGTTTTCAGCAATGTCATCCTAATCTCTCAGCCGAGCTTCCAGCTATCCTCCCCCTCCCTACCTACAAGTCTCACACTGATAACGTTGAAGGTCTGGTATTGCTTTAAGGTGAGTAAGTGGTGTCACACTCATGTTAGGTATAACTCACAATTGTTGTAGTGAAGGTAATGGTGAGTAAGTGGTGTAGCGTTATAAGCACCAGCAATCGGTTTTTAACAAGATAATGGCGAGTGTGTGGTGTACTGTTGAACCTTGTTTACGGTTTTAAGAATGTGCATGGTGTAGTGTGGCAAGCTCACTTTCTCCGAATCTCGAATAAAGAAGGGATCAGTGAAATAGGCGCGGAACAGGCTATAGAAAATATGTACATGTATTGTTCAAAATCCCTGCATTTAGGGAATTGTTGGCAACCAAAAAATGTTGTAAATAAAATGCACAATATCTCTTGGTATATACATGTTCAATTAGATAGCCAACGCTTCTTTATATAGTCAGCTTAGATTCTCTATTCAAGAAAATCTCTAAAAAAATGTTCATCACTTTACACTATTCAGTGCCATATTCAATCCTTTCTGTTTACTCCTGTGCaaacaacaaaacaaataaacaaaactcAAAAGGAAATAACAAACGCCAAGCTAATCAACTTTCAATTcaaaaatcatctccagcaccACTTATAATCAATCAAAAAACATACCCTCGAACTAAGCTTGAAGCTCTTGATGCTGTTGTTACAGACCTCGAAACATCGGTTAAAAAGGGCATACAGATTGATACTCAGACTTTTAGTTCTATACTTGAATCTTGTTATAATTTGCAAGGGATTGATTATGTTAGTAGGATTCATCGGCTGATACCCGAAAATCTTTTGCGAAGAAATGTGGGGGTTTCTTGTAAGCTTATCAGGATGTATGCGGTTAGCGGGCTTGTTGATGAAGCTCACcaggtgtttgataaaatgagTCAGAGAGATGTGTATGCTTTTCCTTGGAATGCACTTATTTCTGGGTATGCTGAGTTGGGTCAGTTTGAAGATGCATTGGCGATTTATTTTCAGATGGTGGAAGATGGGGTGGAGCCTGATGGGTTTACGTTTCCTCGGGTTTTGAAAGCTTGTGGAGGGATTGGGATGGTTCATGTTGGTGAGGAGGTTCACCGGCATGTTATTCGAAGGGGGTTAGGGAATGATGAGTATATTCTTAATGGGCTAGTTGATATGTATGCGAAGTGTGGTGATATTGTGAAGGCTAGGAAAGTTTTTGATGGAATTGTGTGTAAGGATTTGGTGTCGTGGAACGTAATGCTTACAGGGTATGTTCGACATGAGCTTCTGCGTGAGGCGTTACATGTGTTTCGGCTGATGATAAAAGAGGCGTTTGAGCCAGACTCAGTTTCTCTTTCTACGATTCTTGCTTGTGCCTTGCCTAAAAGAGTTGGGGCTGAAATTCATGGATGGGTTCTGCGTCGTGGAGCTGAATGCAACTTGTCAGTTGCTAATTCATTAATTGTTTGGTActctaataataatagattGGATCGTGCTACTTGGTTATTCGACCAGATGTCTGACAGAGATGTGGTTTCATGGAACTCTATCATTTCAGCTTACGGCAAGCATCCAGATGCTTTAAAGTACTTCAAAAAGATGAGGAGCACAGATGTATGTCCAGATAGGGTGACATTCGTGTCTCTGTTATCAACTTGTGCGCATTTAGGAATGGTGAAGGATGGGGAGATGTTATTTTCGATGATGAGGGATAAATACAGAATAACTCCTATTATGGAACACTATGCTTGTATGGTTAATCTCTACGGAAGAGCTAATCTGATCAACAAAGCTTATGATACTATAAAGAATCAAATGGAATTTGAGCCAGGTCCAACCGTATGGGGTGCACTGCTCTACGCTTGTTGCCTTCATGGCAATGTGGATGTTGGAGAAATTGCTGCTGCAAATCTTTTTGAGTTGGAATCAGATAACGAgcataattttgagattttgatGAACATGTATAAAAATGCAGGTCGATTGGAGGATGTACAGAGGGTGAAATCGATGATGGAGGAGAGAGGTCTGGATTAGCAGAGGAAAACAGGATGTCCATAATCTTGGTAAGTAATTTCTTGAATCTCGACACTCTGCAGTGACACCATGTGCTACCACGTATATTCAGTAGAACTCAAGGGTTTCGTTACCTAAGTGTACATAACACACTCCAAAAACTGACCAAAGTGAAATTCTTATGGCTTCGTTAAATCTCGAAATTGTCTCGGTCTGGAGTTCTTATGTCATGATGAAGAACTTTGACATAGATGACAATTTGAcaattatgttgtgtttggttggggagaatggaatggaatggaatggaatgagtaaaaaaaacttgaaactaatagagataggaagaaagttttgaaaaaatttgaaggagTGCAAAaatgctatgatgagatttgagaagaaattgaggatgagaaagaatggagcattccatctcaaatagAAGGGATGATATCTAGCATATGATGtagggaatggaatggaggaaggaatgaaatttcttcgAAATCATCATAAGAtggttcatttttcattccattccttccggaatcattcaccccaaccaaacacaacattagagtGAAGCTATTGCACCACAtaatgttttatgtttgtaCTACATATAACGCTTATACAATAAAATTCCATCTTCTTGATAATGTAGCCACTTTAACAGAATCATTTCTGATATAATCACCAGGATTAGAACAACTGACTATAAACGAGTTGAACTATGCTTGCTTGAAAAAGTTCTAAAACACAAGTTAGGGAACTCGTTTTGACGTTCTTTTCAGTATATCATGATGTTCAGACTTTTTTACATTTTGCGGCCACCCCATGTTTTACCAGTAGATTGGTATTCTGGGGTGATCTGAAATACCGAGAAAATTGTTTACAGTTGCTGATCAAAACTTCATATCATTTGTGAAAGATTTCGTACCCAATTTTGTCCATTAAGCATTTTCGATTACGAAAACTAAGGCAAACACATGGCGTGAATATAAACACGAGCCAGCCAATTTATCGAGTAATCCAACCGATTCACACATGTTCTGTAATCATTCCCACCAGTTCATACGTACGGTAGCACTCCATCTTCCAACTCCCTTTCCTGTGTTTGATCCCCATAGCTCGTGTTCGAGTCCGCTAATCCAGGAAAACTAAGCATTTATTCGTTCCGAAAAATACCATCCGACATCCGTAAGTTAATTAATCAGTAGCTTAGAAAAGGGGCAAGCAATTCGGCATTCGTACACGGTATATGAATAACAATCTGCTACTTGGTTCTTGTGAATAGTTAAATATGCACCGACGTGTATAAACATAGCGTTGAGATGAAGACTATGCATAACACGAAGGTATATTTAAGCTTCTCGTTCCCAGTGATCCGTGTTACATGGATCAGAACTAGTATAAACTACTGCTTCTGCATATACTTGAAGTTGAGTCAATCCTCGTCGTTGAATTCGAATGCAGTACacgaaatataaaaatatttacgaTGAGTATGTGTGACGCCAGCAATGAGCATATAAAATCATTCGAATTACGGAAAAATTAATTGTAGTAGCTTTAGGAATAAACTTAATCATACTTATAAAATTAGTGTTATAAAAATCTCCGACTTATTGAAAAATTTCCCATTAATGTTTAGTAATTATTTTACCGATTAAGATTTATCAGGAAAATCTCCGATAAATCGAATCGGTAGGTCAATCAAATtctgattcccgatttctgcAACCATACTTTAAAAGACGTAATTAATATGATTTAGAAGCtaaataatagtatattaaTTGTCAACTCTTATAATTTGGATCCTCAGACTATACTATAAATTAGATACTTGATCTTAGCTCACATGCACCTCAAGTACCTGCAAGTACATAAACAAGCCAGCTTCAAGAGGGGAGAGCATTTCCATTATTTTCAATGGCAACCAAATTGTTATTGTTGCTGATACACATTTGTCTTTCCTTTAGTATCTTCCAAGCCCTGCCGGACTCCGACGAATCACCAACAGCCGGTGGCGACATTTCCTTCTGGTGCCAAACGACTCCTCATCCTGAACCATGCAAGTATTTTCTAGGCCATCAGTTTGATATCAGGCCCCAGAATCGAACTCATTTTCGCCAATTGATGTTTCAAGTAACACTAGACCGGGCTCAGCACGCGCAGAACTACACTGCCGCACTTGAAAGTCAGTGCAGGAGCAGAAGAAAGAGGGCTGCCTGGAATGACTGCAACAAGCTATACCGCGACACCATTTTCCAACTCAATCGGACGCTGGAAGGCACAAAAACCAACGCCACAGGGCTTAATTGCTCGAGTTTTGATGCTCAGACTTGGCTCAGTGCTGCCCTGACAAATCTGGAGACTTGTCGATCAGGCTCAGTTGAGCTGAATGTTTCCAAATTCATAGCTCCAATTATTGGAAACAATGTCTCGGAAATGATCAGTAACAGTTTGGCAGTCAATGAAGGCTTCCTGACACCGCGAAATGATACTAATAACGGAGATCAAGAGTTTCCTAGTTGGTTTACATCTGGTGACAGAAGGCTGCTGCAATCCTCGTCGTGGTCGTCAAGGGCTAATGTAGTCGTGGCGAAAGACAGATCAGGGAGATTCTCATCAGTACAGGCAGCGATAAATTATGCAGCAACAGCAAAGAGGGGAAATGCGAggtttataatatatgtaaaaagaGGCGTTTACGCGGAGAATATTGCAGTGGCCAACAATCTGAACAACATTATGCTAGTAGGTGATGGCCTGCGATACACTATCATTACTGGCAGCAGGAGTGTTGCGAGAGGATTCACAACCTACAGCTCTGCAACCGCTGGTAAATTTCCCTCTGTTTCGTAATTTATTCTAGCTTCTGTTCTACGATTTTACACACAAAATGAGaagaattgatattttttttacataatctgATGAAAATGTGGATTATTATTTAAGTGAAAGGGGTTTAAGCGCTTGATTAAGAAATGCCGTGGTTCTTGTGCACCTCAATTTGAGTTGCTTGTGTGGTAAGAGTTAGAAAAGTGGATCACTTGGCCTCTAATTAAGCCTCTCTAGCGtgcacaaaatttatatttgactTTTAGACGTAGAATAAGCTAACTTCAATCTTCTCAGAGATTCTCTACTCAGTCCGTACTTTTTTTAGTTatcattttgactttttacacgtagtTATTTTGAACTGACATTAAAAGTCGCTATAATGATTTTTCAGGAATCGACGGCTCTGGATTCATAGCCCGTGGCATAACATTCCGCAACACAGCAGGTCCGCAGAACGGTCAAGCCGTGGCACTCCGGTCCGCCTCTGATCTCTCAGTCTACTACGCCTGCGGCTTCGAAGGATACCAAGACACTCTGCTCGTCCACGCCCAACGCCAATTCTACAAACTATGCTACATATACGGCACAATCGACTTCATCTTCGGAAACGCAGCTGTAGTTTTCCAAAACTGCCTCATCTACGTCCGAAGACCTCTACATGGCCAAGTCAATGTCATCACAGCTCAAGGCCGAGCCGATCCCTACCAGAACACCGGCATTTCGATCCAGTTCAGCCGAATTATGGCCGCACCGGATCTCGTTCCAGTGTTGCAGACCACTAGAACATACTTGGGGAGACCTTGGCAGCAGTATTCAAGAACTGTGCTGATAAAAACATACATTGATAGTTTGATAAGTCCACAGGGCTGGTTGGCGTGGCAAAATAGTAATTTTGCATGGGATA of the Daucus carota subsp. sativus chromosome 4, DH1 v3.0, whole genome shotgun sequence genome contains:
- the LOC108219600 gene encoding pentatricopeptide repeat-containing protein At4g25270, chloroplastic: MFITLHYSVPYSILSVYSCANNKTNKQNSKGNNKRQANQLSIQKSSPAPLIINQKTYPRTKLEALDAVVTDLETSVKKGIQIDTQTFSSILESCYNLQGIDYVSRIHRLIPENLLRRNVGVSCKLIRMYAVSGLVDEAHQVFDKMSQRDVYAFPWNALISGYAELGQFEDALAIYFQMVEDGVEPDGFTFPRVLKACGGIGMVHVGEEVHRHVIRRGLGNDEYILNGLVDMYAKCGDIVKARKVFDGIVCKDLVSWNVMLTGYVRHELLREALHVFRLMIKEAFEPDSVSLSTILACALPKRVGAEIHGWVLRRGAECNLSVANSLIVWYSNNNRLDRATWLFDQMSDRDVVSWNSIISAYGKHPDALKYFKKMRSTDVCPDRVTFVSLLSTCAHLGMVKDGEMLFSMMRDKYRITPIMEHYACMVNLYGRANLINKAYDTIKNQMEFEPGPTVWGALLYACCLHGNVDVGEIAAANLFELESDNEHNFEILMNMYKNAGRLEDVQRVKSMMEERGLD
- the LOC108219599 gene encoding probable pectinesterase/pectinesterase inhibitor 60, which translates into the protein MATKLLLLLIHICLSFSIFQALPDSDESPTAGGDISFWCQTTPHPEPCKYFLGHQFDIRPQNRTHFRQLMFQVTLDRAQHAQNYTAALESQCRSRRKRAAWNDCNKLYRDTIFQLNRTLEGTKTNATGLNCSSFDAQTWLSAALTNLETCRSGSVELNVSKFIAPIIGNNVSEMISNSLAVNEGFLTPRNDTNNGDQEFPSWFTSGDRRLLQSSSWSSRANVVVAKDRSGRFSSVQAAINYAATAKRGNARFIIYVKRGVYAENIAVANNLNNIMLVGDGLRYTIITGSRSVARGFTTYSSATAGIDGSGFIARGITFRNTAGPQNGQAVALRSASDLSVYYACGFEGYQDTLLVHAQRQFYKLCYIYGTIDFIFGNAAVVFQNCLIYVRRPLHGQVNVITAQGRADPYQNTGISIQFSRIMAAPDLVPVLQTTRTYLGRPWQQYSRTVLIKTYIDSLISPQGWLAWQNSNFAWDTLYYGEYRNIGPGSSTRNRVKWKGYRVISSANEASRFTVANLIAGRTWLGSTGVPFYSGL